In the Phycisphaerales bacterium genome, one interval contains:
- a CDS encoding VOC family protein: protein MISILMLIAGLDHFVLTVADLDETIAFYVRAIGLEHIRFGEGRHALKCGQQKINLHPATDPIHPHAAFPTPGAADLCLLVNGRLEEAIERLEQAKVAVELGPIERTGSQGPIRSIYVRDPDQNLIELAEQQPSTSSG, encoded by the coding sequence ATGATATCCATCCTTATGTTGATCGCAGGACTTGACCATTTCGTGCTGACTGTGGCTGATCTAGACGAGACGATTGCCTTTTATGTGCGCGCGATCGGGCTTGAGCATATTCGTTTTGGTGAGGGACGGCATGCCCTGAAGTGCGGACAGCAGAAGATCAACCTTCATCCAGCCACCGATCCCATCCATCCACATGCCGCCTTCCCAACCCCAGGAGCCGCTGATTTATGCCTTCTGGTTAATGGTCGCCTTGAAGAGGCCATTGAACGCCTCGAGCAGGCGAAGGTCGCGGTGGAGCTTGGCCCCATCGAGCGAACTGGTTCACAGGGGCCCATCAGATCAATCTACGTGCGTGATCCAGATCAGAATCTCATCGAACTTGCTGAACAACAACCCTCGACATCATCTGGCTAA
- a CDS encoding S9 family peptidase codes for MAKALKKKQTTKPAKQSTKKRLVTADDLSRLQMVSDPQISPDGKEILFTKTHTAPKNKKTSNLWRVPCDGGRPRQFTSSGKDRGGRFSPDGNSIVFASGRNPQSQQLHIIDRHGGEAKELTSFSQGSIHGYVFSPDSRLLAVSFRETDPHFTKAAEAKRKKKGLSDPPWVIDDWWYRLDGDGYFGAQRFAVYIVEIETGKHRRLYDKDTMGWTEYDFSPNSRELLIATNRHKQAMVRRDAAELVRVNVASGKITPVRGVPSGPKHAPKWSPDGKTIAWAGLISTVPGWGAENDSLFVMNLATKKIRNLTSKHDYCTSTGTLSDTEEIEFGTNFHYIENGKRILITIGFHGQNQIGCAKTNSGSVELLTSGRCGYGMGNSSHDGTRVALMWGDATHPSEIAVGILTKDGLEKRTLTNFNGPLLKELKLSKPKPKWIRSADGTRVQLWAMDPTGGPKRKKAPAVLEVHGGPHAQYGEVFFHEFQLLAANGYRVFYANPRGSKGYGEAFTTSIEGRWGHHDWQDITAVADHMESRNDVDTQAMAIMGGSYGGYMTLWAIGHTNRFAAAITDRCVSNMVTMGGNSDFIDAPDHYFPGNFWDNIDARWDQSPMKHIGNAKTPTMIIHSEGDLRCNIEQAEQVFSALKLLKVPTRFVRYPRSTSHGMSRDGPMDLREHRLEQILWWFKRHLQKRR; via the coding sequence ATGGCAAAAGCCCTCAAGAAAAAACAGACCACGAAACCCGCCAAGCAGTCAACAAAAAAAAGACTGGTAACTGCAGATGATCTCAGTCGGCTACAGATGGTCAGCGATCCCCAAATCTCACCCGATGGCAAAGAGATTTTATTCACCAAGACACACACAGCGCCAAAGAACAAAAAAACATCAAACCTCTGGCGCGTCCCTTGTGATGGGGGGCGCCCACGACAATTCACCTCCAGCGGCAAAGACAGAGGCGGCCGCTTCTCCCCTGATGGAAACAGCATTGTCTTTGCCTCGGGCCGCAACCCCCAGTCACAACAACTACACATCATTGATCGCCACGGCGGCGAAGCGAAAGAGCTCACCTCTTTTAGCCAAGGATCAATTCATGGCTATGTCTTTAGCCCCGATAGCCGATTACTCGCCGTTTCCTTTCGCGAAACTGACCCACACTTCACCAAGGCAGCTGAAGCAAAGAGAAAGAAAAAAGGCCTCAGTGATCCCCCCTGGGTCATCGATGACTGGTGGTATCGACTTGACGGCGACGGTTACTTTGGAGCCCAGCGTTTTGCTGTGTATATCGTTGAAATTGAAACTGGCAAGCATCGCCGTCTCTATGACAAGGACACCATGGGGTGGACCGAATACGACTTCTCGCCGAATAGCCGCGAGCTTTTGATCGCAACCAATCGCCACAAGCAAGCAATGGTCCGCCGCGATGCTGCTGAGCTGGTCAGAGTCAATGTTGCCAGCGGTAAGATCACACCAGTACGTGGCGTCCCCTCCGGCCCCAAACATGCGCCCAAATGGTCCCCCGATGGCAAGACCATCGCCTGGGCTGGGCTGATCTCCACAGTACCTGGCTGGGGCGCTGAGAATGATTCCTTGTTTGTCATGAATCTTGCAACGAAAAAGATTCGTAACCTGACAAGCAAGCATGACTATTGCACATCAACTGGCACGCTCAGCGACACTGAGGAGATCGAATTTGGAACAAACTTCCACTACATCGAAAACGGCAAACGCATCCTGATCACCATTGGCTTCCATGGACAAAACCAGATCGGTTGTGCCAAGACGAATTCTGGCTCAGTCGAATTGCTGACCTCTGGGCGATGTGGCTATGGCATGGGCAATAGTTCTCATGATGGAACACGCGTGGCACTGATGTGGGGAGATGCGACGCACCCTTCAGAAATTGCGGTAGGAATACTGACCAAAGATGGTCTTGAGAAACGCACCTTAACCAACTTCAATGGGCCGCTTCTAAAAGAACTTAAACTCAGCAAGCCCAAGCCCAAGTGGATCCGATCTGCTGATGGCACGCGGGTACAGCTGTGGGCCATGGATCCAACCGGCGGCCCCAAACGTAAAAAGGCACCAGCCGTACTTGAAGTACATGGTGGGCCACATGCGCAATATGGCGAAGTGTTCTTTCATGAATTCCAGCTCCTCGCAGCCAATGGCTATCGTGTCTTCTACGCCAATCCGCGCGGTAGCAAAGGCTATGGAGAAGCCTTTACCACTTCGATTGAGGGAAGATGGGGCCACCATGATTGGCAGGACATCACCGCCGTCGCCGACCATATGGAATCACGCAATGATGTAGACACGCAGGCCATGGCCATTATGGGCGGCAGCTATGGTGGCTATATGACACTTTGGGCCATTGGTCATACCAATCGCTTTGCGGCAGCAATCACAGACCGATGTGTTTCCAATATGGTGACCATGGGTGGCAACAGTGACTTTATTGATGCACCTGATCATTACTTCCCCGGCAATTTCTGGGACAATATTGACGCGAGATGGGACCAAAGCCCCATGAAACATATTGGCAATGCCAAGACGCCGACCATGATCATTCATAGCGAAGGCGATCTTCGCTGCAATATTGAACAAGCAGAACAGGTCTTCTCGGCACTAAAGCTTCTAAAAGTACCGACTCGCTTTGTCCGATATCCTCGCAGCACAAGCCATGGAATGAGCCGTGACGGCCCTATGGATCTACGGGAGCACCGCCTAGAACAGATCTTGTGGTGGTTCAAACGCCAT